From the Cupriavidus necator N-1 genome, one window contains:
- a CDS encoding glycosyltransferase family 2 protein has protein sequence MPASSFLPTVSVCISTCDHPEQLRHTLQSVADSTMPPHQLIVTDDSSGYDTREMMRRDYPDITYLEGPRRSRAANRNRALRAATGSHVLFLDDQTLLGATFLQQMTESVADDHLRRATAGCATPLILTGTEVCQGRRGAPRKPAFLGYPTLDYRRGERLCSVLLHSAVFPRELFENLSFDEHLAVGYDDLELAARAVQEFGYRIEMVPSAVNQRLPSVSADRPCPASDASRLYVACRRYDHGPEHPLKTALFLLLALPHDLAHHLRAAGLRGAGTFYDTATCLWQLLRGPRPAGRQGSGTGLSAPLPRD, from the coding sequence ATGCCGGCAAGCTCTTTCCTGCCCACCGTTTCGGTGTGCATCTCCACGTGCGACCATCCCGAGCAGCTGCGGCACACGCTGCAATCGGTCGCTGATTCCACCATGCCGCCGCACCAGCTCATCGTCACCGACGACAGCAGCGGCTACGACACGCGCGAGATGATGCGCCGGGACTATCCGGACATCACCTACCTGGAAGGCCCGCGCCGCTCCAGGGCCGCCAACCGCAACCGCGCCCTGCGCGCGGCCACCGGCTCGCACGTACTGTTCCTGGATGACCAGACCCTGCTGGGCGCAACCTTCCTGCAGCAGATGACCGAGTCCGTAGCCGACGACCATCTCCGGCGGGCCACCGCCGGCTGCGCGACGCCGCTCATCCTGACCGGGACCGAGGTCTGCCAGGGGCGGCGCGGCGCTCCGCGCAAGCCGGCGTTCCTGGGCTACCCGACACTGGACTACCGCCGCGGCGAGCGCCTGTGCTCGGTGCTGTTGCACAGCGCGGTGTTCCCGCGCGAGCTGTTCGAGAACCTGTCGTTCGACGAGCACCTTGCCGTCGGCTACGACGACCTGGAACTGGCCGCACGCGCGGTGCAGGAATTCGGCTACCGCATTGAGATGGTCCCGAGCGCAGTCAACCAGCGCCTGCCATCGGTGTCGGCCGACCGGCCGTGCCCCGCCAGCGACGCCTCACGGCTGTATGTGGCCTGCCGGCGCTATGACCATGGCCCGGAGCACCCGCTGAAGACGGCATTGTTCCTGCTGTTGGCCCTGCCGCACGACCTTGCGCACCACCTGCGCGCAGCCGGCCTGCGCGGCGCCGGCACCTTCTATGACACGGCGACTTGCCTGTGGCAGCTGCTACGCGGCCCGCGACCAGCCGGGCGCCAGGGGTCAGGGACCGGCCTCAGCGCGCCACTGCCGCGCGACTGA
- a CDS encoding glycosyltransferase family 4 protein has translation MRPRATSSPGRHQDADATEAPAICFLTGTLNVFGGAERMAATVANELARRGHDIHILSLCDPRSCFRLDPAVRHDALFDRRPSFRSQFLPTIARLRRYLRQHKIAVLVEVDPLLTLFTLPACLGLGMRRIAWEHCNFDQDLGLPLRSIARRLAARTCERIVVLTELDREKWVRSLHCTNIDVIPNILTFPIPAEPAARTSRTAVAVGRLADVKGFDVLLQAWVPIATTFPDWRLRIVGNGELLESLTQLRDRLCLQDCVHIEPARSDIESVYRDASLLCLSSRFEGFSLVLLEAMAYGLPVVATNCETGVKAMLTHGENAQLSPVDDPAALARGIAAVITSPELAARLSEAGRRHAQRFTPGEIGTHWERLLSGTSGETTTSEIGMA, from the coding sequence ATGCGGCCGCGCGCTACCAGTAGCCCGGGCCGGCACCAGGACGCCGACGCGACGGAGGCGCCGGCGATCTGCTTCCTGACCGGCACGCTGAACGTATTCGGCGGGGCCGAGCGCATGGCCGCCACGGTGGCGAACGAGCTGGCGCGGCGCGGCCACGACATCCACATCCTCAGCCTGTGCGATCCCCGCAGCTGCTTCCGGCTCGATCCGGCGGTCCGGCACGACGCCCTGTTCGATCGGCGCCCTTCCTTCCGTTCGCAATTCCTGCCCACCATCGCGCGCCTGCGGCGCTACCTCCGGCAGCACAAGATTGCGGTGCTGGTGGAAGTCGACCCCTTGCTGACGCTGTTCACCCTGCCGGCATGCCTGGGGCTGGGCATGCGCCGCATTGCCTGGGAGCATTGCAACTTCGACCAGGACCTGGGCCTGCCGCTGCGCAGCATCGCGCGCCGCCTCGCCGCACGCACCTGCGAGCGGATCGTGGTGCTGACCGAGCTGGACCGCGAGAAATGGGTACGCAGCCTGCATTGCACCAATATCGACGTCATCCCCAATATCCTGACCTTCCCCATCCCCGCCGAGCCGGCTGCGCGCACGTCCCGCACCGCTGTTGCCGTGGGGCGCCTGGCCGACGTCAAAGGCTTCGACGTGCTGCTGCAAGCGTGGGTGCCCATCGCCACGACGTTTCCGGACTGGCGGCTGCGGATCGTGGGCAACGGCGAGTTGCTCGAATCCCTGACACAGCTGCGCGACCGGCTCTGCCTGCAGGACTGCGTACACATCGAACCGGCACGCAGCGATATCGAGTCGGTGTACCGCGACGCCTCTCTCTTGTGCCTCAGTTCCCGCTTTGAAGGCTTTTCGCTGGTGTTGCTGGAGGCGATGGCATATGGCCTGCCGGTGGTCGCCACCAACTGCGAGACCGGGGTGAAGGCCATGCTCACTCACGGAGAAAACGCCCAGCTCAGTCCGGTCGACGACCCCGCCGCGCTGGCGCGTGGGATCGCGGCGGTCATCACCAGTCCCGAACTGGCGGCCCGCCTGTCCGAAGCGGGCCGCCGTCACGCACAAAGGTTCACGCCGGGCGAAATCGGCACGCACTGGGAACGCCTGCTGTCCGGCACATCCGGAGAAACCACCACCAGCGAAATCGGCATGGCATGA
- a CDS encoding polysaccharide biosynthesis protein codes for MTAPRSLRLLSLSRRQKIVLMMTVDLLALPLCFALALLLRSGNQELIVQYGLLPPLFIAACTIPVFSFSGLYRTVLRYIDLKVLWAAGISMAAMVGLTYAVSFLMNDSRLPRAGLLIYWFIAFAYVVISRFLIRAMLRRTELWRSARGRPTRRVGIFGAGEAGFQLANAMRASVDHEAVCFFDDDLSLDNHTFTDLPVFHTSRMREQLQRLGIDEVVLAVPSLSPDRRKRILDKLHRYAVSVRTLPTLLELVDRKITMQSIREVKVEDLLGRPAVPPREALFAKCTHRKVVMVTGAGGSIGSELCRQVATQQPRKLILFDHSEWALYMVEQDLRRNFPGVPLLARIGSVCDANAVAAAMQGQQVDTIYHAAAYKHVPLVESNMPEGIRNNVLGSLTIANMADRFGVQTCVLISTDKAVRPTNVMGASKRIAELIFQAAAARPGTRTVFAMVRFGNVLGSSGSVVPLFRSQIEAGGPITITHPDVIRFFMLIPEASQLVIQAGAMARGGEVFVLDMGQPVRIVDLARTMIEMAGLVERTPKNPNGDIEVKFVGLRPGEKLYEELLIGGNVTPSDHERIMCSQEPSLEEAELREMLTRLYAACDARDELKIQTMVQAIVPEYAPYTSLDDASRKPVPAAVPAESGQAIQDTPDDARVPRQVVLRRVASHALGQPELASEAKPVSLSSPGKL; via the coding sequence ATGACAGCCCCGCGCTCCCTGCGCCTGCTATCCCTTTCGCGCCGCCAGAAGATCGTGCTGATGATGACGGTCGACCTGCTGGCCCTGCCCCTGTGCTTCGCGCTGGCCCTGCTGCTGCGCTCCGGCAATCAGGAGCTGATCGTCCAGTACGGCCTGCTGCCGCCGCTGTTCATCGCGGCGTGCACGATCCCGGTGTTTTCGTTCAGCGGCCTGTACCGGACCGTGCTGCGCTACATCGACCTCAAGGTGCTGTGGGCCGCCGGCATCAGCATGGCAGCCATGGTCGGGCTGACCTACGCCGTGTCCTTTCTCATGAATGACAGCCGGCTGCCGCGCGCCGGCCTGCTGATCTACTGGTTCATCGCCTTCGCCTACGTCGTGATCTCGCGCTTCCTGATCCGCGCCATGCTGCGGCGCACTGAGCTGTGGCGCAGCGCCCGCGGGCGCCCGACCCGGCGCGTGGGCATCTTTGGCGCCGGCGAGGCCGGCTTCCAGCTCGCCAACGCCATGCGCGCCAGCGTCGACCATGAGGCCGTGTGCTTCTTCGACGACGACCTTTCGCTGGACAACCACACCTTCACCGACCTGCCGGTGTTCCATACCTCGCGCATGCGGGAGCAGCTGCAGCGGCTGGGCATCGACGAAGTGGTGCTGGCGGTGCCTTCGCTGTCGCCGGACCGGCGCAAGCGCATCCTGGACAAGCTGCATCGATACGCCGTGAGCGTGCGCACCCTGCCCACGCTGCTCGAGCTGGTGGACCGCAAGATCACCATGCAGTCGATCCGCGAGGTCAAGGTCGAGGACCTGCTTGGCCGGCCAGCCGTGCCGCCGCGCGAGGCGCTGTTCGCCAAGTGCACGCACCGCAAGGTCGTCATGGTGACCGGCGCGGGCGGCTCCATCGGCAGCGAGCTGTGCCGCCAGGTTGCCACGCAGCAGCCGCGCAAGCTGATCCTGTTCGACCATTCCGAATGGGCGCTGTACATGGTGGAGCAGGACCTGCGCCGGAACTTCCCCGGGGTGCCATTGCTGGCGCGCATCGGCTCGGTGTGCGACGCCAATGCCGTGGCCGCCGCCATGCAGGGCCAGCAGGTCGATACCATCTATCACGCCGCGGCCTACAAGCACGTGCCCCTGGTCGAGAGCAACATGCCCGAGGGCATTCGCAACAACGTACTGGGCTCGCTCACCATCGCCAACATGGCTGACCGCTTCGGCGTGCAGACCTGTGTGCTGATCTCGACCGACAAGGCCGTCCGCCCCACCAACGTGATGGGCGCGAGCAAGCGCATCGCGGAGCTGATCTTCCAGGCCGCGGCGGCACGGCCCGGCACCCGCACGGTCTTCGCGATGGTCCGCTTCGGCAATGTGCTGGGGTCTTCCGGCTCCGTGGTTCCCCTGTTTCGCAGCCAGATTGAAGCGGGCGGGCCGATCACGATCACACACCCCGATGTCATCCGCTTCTTCATGCTGATCCCCGAAGCCTCGCAGCTGGTGATCCAGGCGGGCGCGATGGCCCGCGGCGGCGAGGTGTTCGTGCTGGACATGGGGCAGCCGGTGCGGATCGTGGATCTGGCCCGGACCATGATCGAGATGGCCGGGCTGGTGGAGCGCACCCCCAAGAACCCGAACGGGGACATCGAGGTCAAGTTCGTCGGCCTGCGCCCGGGCGAGAAGCTCTACGAGGAGCTGCTGATCGGCGGCAATGTCACGCCCAGCGACCACGAACGCATCATGTGCTCCCAGGAGCCAAGCCTGGAGGAGGCGGAGCTGCGGGAGATGCTGACCCGGCTCTACGCGGCCTGCGACGCCCGCGACGAACTGAAGATCCAGACGATGGTGCAGGCGATCGTGCCGGAATACGCCCCGTATACCTCGCTCGACGACGCCAGCCGCAAGCCGGTGCCTGCCGCCGTGCCCGCCGAAAGCGGCCAGGCCATCCAGGACACGCCGGACGACGCCAGGGTGCCGCGCCAGGTCGTGCTGCGCCGGGTCGCGTCCCACGCGCTGGGCCAGCCCGAGCTGGCCAGCGAAGCGAAGCCGGTGTCGCTCTCGAGCCCGGGCAAGCTCTGA
- a CDS encoding DegT/DnrJ/EryC1/StrS family aminotransferase: MLDTGFSPWPSFSREEAQAVQRVLLSNRVNYWTGTECRDFEKEFAAWCGAEYAVTLANGTLALDVALHALDIGPGDEVVVAPRTFLASVSCVVNAGAKPVFADVDPDSGNLSAHTIAAALTPRTRAVICVHLAGMPCDMDPIMALAREHGFKVIEDCAQAHGAVYKGRMVGTIGHIGAWSFCQDKIMTTGGEGGMVTTDDRELWSHMWSYKDHGKSWEAMHGRAHPPGFRWVHDAFGTNWRMTEMQAAIGRIQLRRMADWHERRTANAMALADALGACDALHVPLPPAGIEHAWYKFYAFVQPRGLAEGWSRDSIMAAINAAGVPCYAGICAEVYLEKAFDGTGLRPPARLPAARALGETSLMFLVHPTLTDDEVRMTGQVVRSVMQQATRVAA; this comes from the coding sequence ATGCTCGATACCGGATTCTCGCCCTGGCCCAGCTTCAGCCGCGAAGAGGCGCAGGCAGTGCAGCGCGTGCTGCTCTCGAACCGTGTCAACTACTGGACCGGCACCGAGTGCCGCGACTTCGAAAAGGAGTTCGCGGCATGGTGCGGCGCCGAGTACGCCGTCACCCTGGCGAACGGAACGCTGGCGCTCGATGTGGCGCTGCATGCGCTGGACATCGGGCCGGGCGACGAGGTGGTCGTCGCGCCCCGCACCTTCCTGGCCAGCGTTTCGTGCGTCGTCAATGCGGGGGCGAAGCCGGTGTTCGCGGACGTCGATCCGGACAGCGGCAACCTCAGCGCCCACACCATCGCGGCCGCGCTGACGCCGCGCACGCGCGCCGTCATCTGCGTGCACCTGGCCGGTATGCCGTGCGACATGGACCCCATCATGGCGCTGGCGCGCGAGCACGGCTTCAAGGTGATCGAGGACTGCGCGCAGGCGCACGGCGCCGTCTACAAGGGACGCATGGTCGGCACCATCGGCCATATCGGGGCCTGGTCCTTCTGCCAGGACAAGATCATGACCACAGGGGGCGAGGGAGGCATGGTCACCACCGACGATCGCGAGCTGTGGTCGCACATGTGGTCATACAAGGATCACGGCAAGAGCTGGGAGGCCATGCATGGCCGCGCGCATCCACCAGGCTTCCGCTGGGTCCACGACGCCTTCGGCACCAACTGGCGCATGACCGAGATGCAGGCCGCGATCGGCCGCATCCAGTTGCGGCGCATGGCTGACTGGCACGAACGGCGCACCGCCAACGCCATGGCGCTGGCAGATGCGCTTGGTGCTTGCGATGCCCTGCACGTGCCGCTGCCGCCCGCCGGGATCGAGCATGCCTGGTACAAGTTCTATGCGTTCGTGCAGCCCAGGGGCCTCGCCGAGGGCTGGAGCCGCGACAGCATCATGGCTGCCATCAATGCCGCCGGCGTGCCCTGTTATGCGGGCATCTGTGCCGAGGTCTACCTCGAGAAGGCCTTCGACGGCACCGGATTGCGCCCGCCTGCACGGCTGCCGGCAGCGCGCGCGCTGGGCGAGACCAGCCTGATGTTCCTTGTGCATCCCACGCTCACGGATGATGAAGTGCGCATGACCGGGCAGGTGGTGCGCAGCGTGATGCAACAGGCAACGCGCGTGGCGGCTTGA
- a CDS encoding phosphatase — translation MATFLWNHYLYFGESRVALPLVAWVAVCFVVAGQGWRALRWAVSFGVGGALLIAAKSAFSYAGWSLPTIGVYSVSGHAMLTAAVYPVLLMLLGSVLGRQMAWLGLATGVGLALFMPVVLVTDFHHTIGESLIGLGVGFAVAGVTLWRWRPVGFLHVGAAVALLVPVALLFDPRDAVEDLQGALRSRVMLWTGATGEYWRSIDPDPATGRRVISVGFWSERDTSGQVPHRRRHHSAWPSYEVLIERAGRHP, via the coding sequence ATGGCGACTTTCCTGTGGAACCACTACCTCTATTTCGGCGAAAGCCGCGTGGCATTGCCGCTGGTGGCCTGGGTCGCGGTCTGCTTCGTCGTGGCCGGGCAAGGCTGGCGCGCGCTGCGCTGGGCGGTATCGTTCGGCGTCGGCGGCGCATTGCTGATAGCGGCCAAGTCCGCGTTCAGCTACGCCGGCTGGTCCCTTCCGACCATCGGCGTCTACAGCGTCAGCGGGCACGCCATGCTGACCGCAGCGGTATACCCGGTGCTGCTGATGCTGCTGGGTTCCGTGCTGGGCAGGCAGATGGCATGGCTCGGACTGGCGACTGGGGTGGGGCTGGCCTTGTTCATGCCCGTGGTGCTGGTGACGGATTTTCACCATACGATCGGTGAGTCGCTCATCGGGCTGGGGGTCGGGTTTGCCGTTGCCGGGGTGACCCTGTGGCGCTGGCGGCCGGTTGGCTTTCTGCACGTCGGCGCGGCCGTTGCATTGCTGGTGCCGGTGGCGCTGCTGTTCGACCCGCGCGACGCCGTCGAAGACTTGCAGGGCGCGTTGCGAAGCCGCGTCATGCTCTGGACGGGAGCGACCGGCGAATACTGGCGCAGCATCGACCCGGATCCGGCAACGGGAAGGCGGGTCATCTCCGTCGGGTTTTGGAGTGAGAGAGACACGTCAGGGCAGGTCCCCCATCGGCGCCGGCATCACAGCGCATGGCCGTCGTATGAAGTTCTCATTGAGCGCGCTGGACGGCACCCATGA
- a CDS encoding nucleotide sugar dehydrogenase, whose amino-acid sequence MELSHAQVAIIGLGYVGLPLAVEFGKQQPVLGFDVNAARIEALRAGHDATLEVSPDELRSAHHLRYSNDPEALRDCQVFIVTVPTPVDRAKRPDLTPLILASETVGRAMAPGAVVIYESTVYPGATEEICVPVLERHSGLKFNVDFFCGYSPERINPGDKEHRLPDIRKVTSGSTPEASEAIDKLYGRIIVAGTHRASSIRVAEAAKVIENTQRDVNIALMNELSLLFHKLGIDTLEVLRAAGTKWNFLPFRPGLVGGHCIGVDPYYLTHKAQEVGYHPQVILAGRRINDKMAIHVADEVVKLMLRRGIPVLDSRVLVLGLTFKENCPDVRNTKAVDIVTTLRSYNAQVDVYDPWINIEDAEHEYGLSCLREAPRNDQYDAIVLAVAHHQFVTMGVRAIKALGKAHAVLFDVKGILPRSEIDARL is encoded by the coding sequence ATGGAACTCAGTCACGCACAAGTCGCCATCATAGGGCTGGGCTATGTCGGCCTGCCGCTCGCGGTGGAGTTCGGCAAGCAGCAGCCCGTGCTGGGCTTCGACGTCAATGCCGCACGCATCGAAGCACTGCGCGCCGGCCACGACGCCACGCTGGAGGTCAGCCCGGACGAGCTGCGCAGCGCGCACCACCTGCGCTACAGCAACGATCCCGAAGCGCTGAGGGACTGCCAGGTCTTTATCGTGACCGTGCCCACACCGGTGGACCGGGCCAAGCGCCCCGACCTGACGCCGCTGATCCTGGCGAGCGAGACCGTGGGCAGGGCGATGGCGCCGGGCGCCGTGGTGATCTACGAATCGACCGTCTACCCGGGCGCCACCGAGGAAATCTGCGTGCCGGTGCTGGAGAGGCACAGCGGCCTGAAGTTCAACGTGGACTTCTTCTGCGGCTACAGCCCGGAGCGCATCAACCCCGGCGACAAGGAGCACCGGCTGCCGGATATCCGCAAGGTCACCAGCGGCAGCACGCCCGAGGCGAGCGAGGCCATCGACAAGCTCTACGGCAGGATCATCGTGGCCGGCACGCACCGCGCCAGCAGCATCCGCGTGGCGGAGGCGGCCAAGGTCATCGAGAACACCCAGCGCGATGTCAACATCGCGCTGATGAACGAACTCAGCCTGCTGTTCCACAAGCTGGGCATCGACACGCTCGAAGTGCTGCGGGCCGCCGGCACCAAGTGGAATTTCCTGCCGTTCCGCCCGGGCCTGGTCGGCGGGCACTGCATCGGGGTCGATCCCTACTATCTGACGCACAAGGCGCAGGAGGTCGGCTATCACCCGCAGGTCATCCTGGCAGGCCGGCGCATCAACGACAAGATGGCGATCCACGTTGCCGACGAGGTGGTGAAGCTGATGCTGCGCCGGGGCATTCCGGTGCTCGACAGCCGCGTGCTGGTGCTCGGCCTGACGTTCAAGGAGAACTGCCCGGACGTGCGCAACACCAAGGCCGTGGACATCGTGACCACGCTGCGCAGCTACAACGCTCAGGTCGATGTCTACGACCCGTGGATCAATATCGAAGACGCCGAGCACGAATACGGCCTGTCCTGCCTGCGCGAGGCCCCGCGCAACGACCAGTACGACGCCATCGTGCTGGCGGTCGCGCACCACCAGTTCGTCACCATGGGCGTGCGGGCGATCAAGGCCCTCGGCAAGGCGCATGCGGTGCTGTTCGACGTCAAGGGCATCCTGCCGAGGAGCGAAATCGACGCACGCCTGTAG
- a CDS encoding glycosyltransferase → MDQSQSGKPAGPMRITLLITCLQMGGAEQQVAALARQYLSLGHAVSVISLMPGCEVKLPEGVETLMLAIRKTPLALLATLMQVRRFVLRWRPDVIHAHLVHANLVARLLTRVCPVPATICTAHNYMEGGTWRMLAYRLTDRWADLTTQVSNEGRQRMIEVRAAPETRIIYMPNGFDTTRYRPSAEQRAATRAGLGLGPGDRFVLNVGRLVPDKAQADLIDAFAQACPGPGTVLMIAGDGPLRDALAQRIAQHGLSGRVRLLGQRADVPALLNAADLFVLSSLIEGMPLVVGEALACGCPVVATDASGVPAMLGTIGTLVPRGDTAALARAIRDAVAHGRGEPVDEAARHQHIAAAFNIEVIAREWLRLYARLASAGAAPHVEATDAAARYQ, encoded by the coding sequence ATGGACCAGAGCCAATCCGGAAAGCCAGCCGGGCCAATGCGGATCACCCTGCTCATCACCTGCCTGCAGATGGGGGGCGCGGAACAGCAGGTGGCCGCGCTCGCGCGCCAGTACCTGTCGCTGGGACACGCGGTCTCAGTGATCAGCCTGATGCCGGGCTGCGAGGTGAAGCTTCCGGAAGGCGTCGAGACCCTGATGCTGGCGATACGCAAGACCCCGCTGGCATTGCTGGCCACCCTCATGCAGGTCCGGCGGTTCGTGCTGCGCTGGCGCCCCGACGTCATCCATGCCCACTTGGTTCACGCCAACCTGGTCGCGCGCCTGCTGACACGCGTGTGCCCGGTCCCCGCCACGATCTGCACGGCGCACAACTACATGGAGGGCGGCACCTGGCGCATGCTGGCGTACCGCCTCACCGACCGCTGGGCCGATCTCACCACCCAGGTCAGCAACGAAGGCCGGCAGCGCATGATCGAGGTGCGGGCGGCCCCCGAGACGCGCATCATCTACATGCCCAACGGCTTCGATACCACCCGCTACCGGCCCAGCGCTGAACAGCGCGCCGCCACCCGTGCCGGGCTCGGCCTGGGCCCGGGCGACCGGTTCGTCCTCAACGTTGGCCGGCTGGTGCCGGACAAGGCCCAGGCCGACCTCATCGATGCCTTCGCGCAGGCGTGCCCCGGGCCCGGCACGGTGCTGATGATCGCTGGCGACGGGCCGCTGCGCGATGCCCTGGCGCAGCGCATCGCACAGCACGGGCTGAGCGGGCGCGTGCGTCTGCTGGGCCAGCGGGCGGACGTGCCGGCGCTGCTGAATGCGGCGGATCTGTTCGTGCTGTCGTCCCTGATCGAAGGGATGCCGCTGGTCGTGGGCGAAGCGCTGGCGTGCGGATGCCCGGTGGTCGCCACGGATGCCTCGGGCGTCCCGGCCATGCTCGGCACCATCGGCACCCTGGTCCCTCGTGGCGATACCGCGGCATTGGCGCGCGCCATTCGCGACGCGGTCGCGCACGGGCGCGGTGAGCCTGTCGACGAAGCGGCGCGGCACCAGCATATCGCGGCGGCATTCAACATCGAGGTCATTGCCCGCGAGTGGCTGCGCCTGTATGCAAGGCTCGCCAGCGCCGGCGCGGCGCCACACGTGGAGGCCACCGATGCGGCCGCGCGCTACCAGTAG
- a CDS encoding sugar transferase: MKRVLDVVLTSVALVVLALPLLVVMGLVRWKLGGPVFFRQTRAGLDGKPFEVIKFRTMTDERGPDGELLPDAQRITPFGWMIRRTSIDELPELWCVLKGEMSLVGPRPLPTFYLPLYSPEQARRLLVLPGITGWAQVNGRNSLSWEEKFRLDVWYVDHQSFWLDLRILWRTIGTVLAKEDISAAGEVSATRFCGSKEAP; the protein is encoded by the coding sequence ATGAAGCGCGTTCTGGATGTTGTCCTCACGTCGGTGGCGCTGGTGGTGCTGGCGCTGCCCTTGCTGGTCGTGATGGGGCTGGTTCGCTGGAAGCTTGGCGGTCCGGTCTTCTTCCGGCAGACGCGGGCAGGCCTCGATGGCAAGCCCTTCGAAGTCATCAAGTTCCGCACCATGACGGATGAGCGCGGTCCCGATGGCGAACTGCTGCCCGACGCGCAACGGATCACGCCGTTCGGCTGGATGATCCGGCGCACCAGCATCGACGAACTGCCGGAGCTCTGGTGCGTCCTGAAGGGCGAGATGAGCCTGGTCGGGCCGCGCCCGCTGCCCACGTTCTACCTGCCCCTCTACTCGCCAGAACAGGCGCGGCGGCTGCTGGTCCTGCCGGGCATCACGGGCTGGGCGCAGGTCAACGGGCGCAATTCGCTGAGCTGGGAGGAGAAGTTCCGGCTGGACGTCTGGTACGTGGATCACCAGTCGTTCTGGCTCGATCTCAGGATCCTGTGGCGAACCATCGGCACGGTGCTGGCCAAGGAAGACATCAGTGCCGCCGGCGAAGTCTCGGCGACCCGCTTCTGCGGGAGCAAGGAGGCGCCATAG
- a CDS encoding GNAT family N-acetyltransferase, whose amino-acid sequence MMKINLLETSSAEWLDVLQRCRHDSHHMPGWLRAAQHEGSGKAFAIHVMDDGHELFVPLLNRDINGKDWDASSPYGFAGPLVSDDAPDAFIDTALSEALELLRGRGCVSCFIRLNPIVNAPWRSAVGTLIDHGMTISIDLSKSEAEHWHDTSHGHRLEISKAMRAGVTVRLDETLETLPHFIRLYNASMDRLRASDYYFFDDAYHYTLARELGDRLRLFVAEEDGVIIGGATVTVSDGTGILQGHLMGIDARYRHRQPSKIMLHAIRQWGREQGHRYYHLGGGLGGSAEDSLFRFKRGFSPDTHVFRTQRVVVDPGKYLALCDGTPSVLEDLSGYFPAYRR is encoded by the coding sequence ATGATGAAGATCAATCTGCTGGAGACCTCCAGCGCCGAGTGGCTCGACGTGCTGCAGCGTTGCCGGCACGACAGCCACCATATGCCGGGATGGCTGCGGGCGGCGCAACATGAAGGCAGTGGCAAGGCGTTTGCCATCCACGTCATGGATGACGGCCATGAACTGTTCGTGCCGCTGCTGAACCGCGACATCAACGGCAAGGACTGGGATGCAAGTTCGCCCTACGGGTTTGCCGGCCCGCTCGTCAGCGACGACGCGCCGGACGCGTTCATTGACACCGCCTTGTCCGAGGCCCTGGAACTGCTGCGCGGGCGCGGCTGTGTTTCATGCTTCATCCGGCTGAATCCGATTGTCAACGCGCCATGGCGCAGCGCCGTCGGCACGCTGATCGATCATGGCATGACGATCTCGATCGACCTCTCCAAGAGCGAGGCCGAGCATTGGCACGACACCTCGCACGGGCACAGGCTGGAGATCTCCAAGGCCATGCGCGCGGGGGTCACGGTGCGGCTGGACGAGACGCTGGAAACGCTGCCGCATTTCATCCGTCTCTACAACGCGTCGATGGACCGGCTGCGTGCTTCCGACTACTACTTCTTCGACGACGCTTACCACTACACCCTGGCCCGGGAGCTCGGCGACCGGCTGCGGCTGTTCGTGGCGGAGGAGGATGGCGTCATCATCGGCGGGGCGACCGTCACGGTGTCTGACGGCACCGGCATTCTGCAGGGCCACTTGATGGGTATCGACGCACGCTACCGGCACCGTCAGCCCAGCAAGATCATGCTGCACGCTATCCGGCAGTGGGGACGGGAGCAGGGCCACCGCTATTACCACCTCGGCGGTGGCCTCGGCGGCTCGGCCGAGGATTCGCTGTTCCGCTTCAAGCGCGGGTTTTCGCCGGACACCCATGTATTCCGCACGCAGCGGGTGGTAGTGGATCCCGGCAAGTACCTGGCGCTGTGCGACGGCACGCCCTCGGTGCTTGAGGATCTGAGCGGATACTTCCCTGCCTATCGACGGTAG